Within Salvia splendens isolate huo1 chromosome 21, SspV2, whole genome shotgun sequence, the genomic segment GGCAATCTGCAACGCTATCTCTTattcgtctcttaaccgtctcatctcttaactattcatggacCCCACTgcacttttcactccatctcttaactaagagacaaaacctgcaaccctccatatcttatctgtctcttaatcatctcatcccttgactattcattcaatttcattttttatttttatttccaacaaattcaattaataaaagcacacttcattaaataaaataaaattacaacttaaaatcctaaaaaaatacataattaaatttgtggcaaaataaataaaaaaagacataatttaaaatataattttatagaaattataaaaactactccgccggcgaatcatcccccgagaGAGACAGTGGAGGCAGAATACCAAAttgtcccgccagatacacaatgccggcatgatgggcttgaaattgggcaggcgtcatgcgggaagtgtccgccatcgtcgcggtgaagtacatggacattaaggaggagggcggcccttgggagcccgcctggcttgattcaccttggcccctcctccctctatccgccttcgccgccttggtcccttacggccgacggcgcccacgggaggaccccccggcatcgtctgttgtgtcctcaacctcctgcgaggcaacctcttgtgcggcgctgcccgaactgCCCCCACTAGAAGAGTATTGGGCACctgccgtgtgcttcgtgcgcttcgaggtcgagcccgagctggaccggacaccgtcGGCcaacctttcctcgtctttgacagcctcccaaacatcgacatgtctgaattctttaccggtgtcgtcgaaatagattcgcaaagccgatctcagaatgtcggctcctgtggctccgctttggtaatgagccgcttcgttcttgtagatgccgcggaattttttgacctctctgtcgactcggtcaaagtgagtgcggagcatcttcaatgtgcggcagcgggaccccttcggcttaatctcgttgtaggcctcagtgaccttttcccaaaaagcacttccgggtttgttgattcccaaCAATGGGATCATACGAGACGCTGATCAAAGCGTTGTACACagtcatcgtgtccttgcggctatACGGATAGCGGCCTACATCGTCCTCCTCCTCgaccgcctcctcctcttcctccacggcgtcgaacgCCCTGGAgtttccaccgcctcgtcctccttccggagtgggttcttccggataatcctccctaatttgggataatccctgcgaatacctcggggcagagggacgagcgtatgcatcaacatcaaaatggggtggttcgTACCCCGCCGGTGTCGACGAGCCCtaggtgcccggcgtcgacgaaccggaaccggaaccacccaagacattgtacataccccccagtcgccaaacgcgttgatgtcaaatccgccggagccgccaccgccagagtttccgtcgccggacattttgtgatgacaattggagaggttagatgaaaattggagaggaaatggagatgatttgggaagaatagatgtgtatttgtgtgtgaaatgaggatgaaataagagtatttatagagtaaaaaaataaaaaataaaaaaactgtcgaaaaaacggtaatattaccgttttcgtttttttaattttttttattaaattcaattttatttaaaaatatttattgcatcagcgtgacgaaacccactcgctgGCCGGCGAGCGGGCGTCACGCGTGGCGCTAGCTCGCGCCACGTGGTACGTGGCGAGCCAGCCCGCAAGAcatctcggtgggacgggcgtctcggcgagaccgggacAAGACGGGGCGCTGCCCAcgggacgcgttgcgggtggcctaaagtgttttgaatgaaataagtATCACTCTGATTTTACCTCCCCTGTCTTGTAGGCGTATGGCCaatcaatatcaatattattCATAAATGTTTTTAAGTTTAATTAATAACTgtaagtaaaattaaaaaatcagcAGCCACAGCTATCTAATTTGTATTAGTGATAAGATGATTTTGGACCACATCTTGTCGTTTTTCGTACTTACAAATCCATTTCAGTTTTTACTATATTCCTTTTCGAATTACGATTTAATATAGTCTATATATTGCTGTAGTTGATCACTTTCTTCAGTTTTTCTGTTTGGTGAAAATTTTAGGTACAAATTAAATGGATTATTATAATGGAAACAGGGTTACAAAATATCTTTACAAATTATTAACTGTTCTTAATGAACTGCTTAGCGGAAAGGGCATGTGAGCAATTTTTTGTAGGTATATGATAATTTTATGGTTATAGTTGTATTTGATATAGTAATAACTAGTGTAAATTACTTAATTTACACAACACaccattgattttttttctatatacaaacataaattttaaagtcAAGAGTCAGGAAATTTAAGCTCGAAACTTTTGACCTTAGGCATTAATCATTCTACCACTATCGTTTGCAGGTCACGCGCCTCAAATGTGGAGGCTTTATCGTTGCCCTCCGCCTCAATCACACGATGAGCGACGCCGCCGGCCTAGTCCAATTCATGTCGGCAGTCGGGGAATTCGCCCGCGGCGCAAAAGCCCCATCCATCCCACCCGTGTGGGACAGGCACCTCCTCAACGCGCGCGACCCGCCGAGCGTGACCTGCACGCACCACGAATACGACGACGTTCCCGACACCAAAGGAACTCTAATCCCACTGGACGACATGGTCCACCGCTCCTTCTTCTTCGGCGCCGCCGAATTCTCTGCCCTCCGCAGCCTCCTCCCTCCCCACCTCCGCGGCTGCTCCGCCTTCGAGCTCCTCACCGCTTGCCTCTGGCGCTCCCGCACCATCGCCATCTCCCCCGATCCCGAAGAGGAGGTCAGAATCCTCTGCATCGTCAACTCCCGGAGGCGCTTCAATCCGCCGCTCGCCGCCGGATACTACGGCAACGCTTTTGCCTTCCCCGTCGCGATATCGAGCGCCGGCGATTTATCGAAGAATCCGCTGCCCTACGCGCTGGAGCTCGTTAAAAAGACGAAGGCCGATGTGACGGAGGAGTATATGAGATCGCTGGCGGATCTGATGGTGATTAGGAACCGGCCGCATTTCACGGTGGTGCGGAGCTACCTGGTTTCCGATGTGACGCACGCCGGATTCGGGGAGGTGGATTTCGGGTGGGGAAAGCCGGCGTATGGTGGTCCGGCGAAGGGCGGCGTAGGGGCGATTCCCGGCGTTGCGAGCTTTTATATTCCGTTTAAGAATAGTAAGGGGGAGAATGGGGTGGTGGTTCCGATATGCTTGCCGGCGAATGCTATGGAAGTGTTTGTGAAAGAGCTCGAGGGGATGTTGCGAGGCGGCGAGGAGGTTGCTGATCGGAAAACCGGAGTGTTCATTGCGTCGGCGCTGTGAGGTTGTGCTTTTTGCTGCTTATGTTGTACTATTTCCTTTATCGACCTTTCTATTTTACCAGTAATTATGTAACGTGTTTAAAGGGATTGGGTGGTTGGATAAAATTTTAAGAATGTATTGCAAAAGGATTATATGTAttgtacaaataaaataatttataataacaTTACTATTCAGTACAATTATCTTCTTTAGTGTACCACACAAGGCAATAGCTAGCTTCTCCATCATCATTAGGAATTGCATTTAGGGTTTAGGAATTGCATTCATCACGATGTTATTGCTTGATTCGATCGGCATCATCAATGTTAGGAATTTTAAGTTGAAGATAAGAGAATCAAAGAGAAAGATAAGGTGAAAATGGATGGAGAGAAGGTGAAAATGaatgatttaaaaaataaatacatttaaTTGTCTTTAAGTCGAAATAGGTATTCCGTATTGTAGAGGAAATAAAGTTGACTTTAACTATTCAAAAATTTGTTAGGCATTATTAACGGTACCACTAATTTGTTAGGCATTACATAGATTTATGACTCTGGTTAAGCATTATCCCAAAATAGTTAATTAGCGCCGCTAAATTTAAATTACCCAACTTAGACATGTCATTAATGCATAAACTCAATAAAAACTGAAATATACATCTCCATAACACACTTCACTCTATCACACACGCATGTAAAACAAGCAATACGAAAAGAGATGCAGACAACTATAAACTTCAATGTGGTTAGAAAAAACCCAGAGCTGATCGCTCCGTCAAAGCCAACGCCTCACGAATTCAAGGCCCTCTCCGATATCGACGATCAAGAGGGCCTCCGCTTCCAAATCCCGGCTATTCAATTCTATCGGAGAAGTctctcctcaaaagagaaagacCCCGTGAAGGTGATCCGCGACGCCATAGCCAAAGCCTTGGTTCCCTACTACCCTTTTGCCGGGCGGCTGAGGGAGCATGCTAACCGGAAGCTGGTGGTGGAGTGCAACGGAGAAGGGATAGTTTTTATTGAGGCTGATGCTGACGTGTCACTGCACCAGCTCGGTGATTCCCTCTATCCGCCCTTTCCATATTTGGAAAATCTGCTTCACCATCTCCCAGCCACTGCGGGAATCATCAATTCTCCTTTGTTACTTATTcaggtagttttttttaaactaGGGTCATGATTTAAACTATATCTGCACATTGCAAATTAAATCTGATTCATTAGATTTCCATATATGTTAGAAATGAGTCATTCTTCCCTTAAAAGGAGAATGGGTTATCTACCGTAGATTAATCAGGATCACCAATGTGTGTATGTGGGACAAGAAGGGAGTTTCAATACGCATCCGCAATGTGTGGGTTGAAATGATCATCAAACTTTCACACTTGcaacaaataaaactatcaCCTACGTGAATCTACTCTGATATCATATTAGATTGGTCACTCACCCTCATAAATAATGTTATAAGGGAAGAATTATCGACTCATATATAATTTGGTGACGTGGGATAAAAAGGGGTTTCAATAAAGGTCTTCATGTAAAAAATAATGTTAACATAATATCAAATggattaaaacaaataaatatcaacttgcttcataaaaaatatcgatttgtttttattatttaatttgcaatttaTAGTAAACGAAATCTTAAAAATATCAACTTGCTTCATAAAAATATCGATCTATCAAatcttaaaatataataaacgAAATTTAATTTGCAATTTATAGTAAAGATTCGATTTGCAATTAATTACACCTCTTTTTAACTAACAATAGCAACCATTTTTATCATTTCCTATAGCAACCAATTATTTAGAGGCATATCAGACGTGGGATAGAGCCATTATAGGCATGGGGCCAATGGATCCTGGATATGTATCTATTACTCCATTTAGTCTCTCCTAAATACTTCATTTGTTCCGTGAAAATTCAAGTTTTTATTCTCTTAGTTCgttctttaaaaatataacttttaattttagaaaatttaattttctctaATAAGATTGAACCTAGTTTCGCTAGCACACTTTTTATCTTTctcttaatttatcaattttgcattaaaactcatgtcattcaaatatttctatttttaggagacGAAGATAGTATTTCACATTTtacatttcactaattcattctactcacaatgaactaatactccatccatcccctaaaatagaaactctttccTTTTCAGTCCATCCTTAAATATGAAAACTCTTTCCTTTTCGGTCCatccctaaaaatagaaactttctctttaagcaaaaaaatttttcttataaagtgagactcattttccactaccacactttttctttctatctctcttttattttctggtttacttcttttttttcctaTGAACCTACACACATTCTttaattttctcttatttttcctGTGTTACTTCTACTTTAATTATACACCACTTATATTATAAgattttcaattatatttttctactttacttttatttttattttacatacctcaatcatttattttctaagttacatatactaatttttttttaatttcaggcCCATCTTTTACACATACTTTGAAGAAAAACTTTCAAACGCATAATTTTAATGACAACCATCATATAAATTTCTAAATTCCATCACTCATTCTTGTACTCATTCTGTTCCTTAAAAAGAGAAATTTAGaatcggcacgagttttaacacaaaattagtaaagtatagagagatagaaagaaaagtgtgttagtggaaaatgagtctcaTCTCATTACAGAGAGAGAAATTTCCTTAagtagaaaattttattttttaagggacggaccaaaaaggaaagagtttctatttttagggctgatgaagtattattttcttgttaCTCTTTTCTATTTCACGTTTCCCTATACAATCATATAATAGATACTTTCGACGTTACTAACGCTATTAGAcatgggtcactcaccccttaaaaggccttattagggggagggttatccacacttatatagaggagCTGAGATtattaccaagtcgatgtgggacaagatttaagtattttaacacgccccctcacgtgtgggccggaatgacacatcggacttccatcacgtgggcaGGCAAGAGAAGtgataaagagataaaatccatcatcgacttgggcatgctctgataccatattagacaTGGGCCACTCATCCCTTAAAAGGTCTTATAAGgaggagggttatccacacttatatagaggagctaggatcatcaccaagtcgatgtgggacaagatttaagagttttaacagaCGCCAGAAAATACTCCACAATGTTTGAAAGTGACTTAGGCCAATAGCTTCAAAATTCTGACTCCGTCCCTGACACTGCATAGATTGATTCAAACTTTGATACTTGTGCCTTTAACAATTTTATGATTTATAGATAAATGATGTATGCAGGTGACACGGCTGAAATGCGGGGGGTTCGTGTTTGCCACCCGCCTGAACCATACGATGAGCGACGCCGCCGGACTGGTCCAGTTTATGTCCGCGGTCAGCGAATTTGCCCGCGGACACGCATCGCCTTCAATCCAGCCTATTTGGGAAAGGCATCTCCTCAGCGCTCGTAACCCTCCGGTCGTGACTTGCACGCACCACGAGTATGGTGATAGCACCCCATCTGATGAGATCAACATGGTGGACCGCAGCTTCCTCTTCACTCCCGTCGACATCTCCGCCCTCCGCCGCAGCCTA encodes:
- the LOC121784371 gene encoding benzyl alcohol O-benzoyltransferase-like, whose translation is FYHYRLQVTRLKCGGFIVALRLNHTMSDAAGLVQFMSAVGEFARGAKAPSIPPVWDRHLLNARDPPSVTCTHHEYDDVPDTKGTLIPLDDMVHRSFFFGAAEFSALRSLLPPHLRGCSAFELLTACLWRSRTIAISPDPEEEVRILCIVNSRRRFNPPLAAGYYGNAFAFPVAISSAGDLSKNPLPYALELVKKTKADVTEEYMRSLADLMVIRNRPHFTVVRSYLVSDVTHAGFGEVDFGWGKPAYGGPAKGGVGAIPGVASFYIPFKNSKGENGVVVPICLPANAMEVFVKELEGMLRGGEEVADRKTGVFIASAL
- the LOC121783629 gene encoding benzyl alcohol O-benzoyltransferase-like; translation: MQTTINFNVVRKNPELIAPSKPTPHEFKALSDIDDQEGLRFQIPAIQFYRRSLSSKEKDPVKVIRDAIAKALVPYYPFAGRLREHANRKLVVECNGEGIVFIEADADVSLHQLGDSLYPPFPYLENLLHHLPATAGIINSPLLLIQVTRLKCGGFVFATRLNHTMSDAAGLVQFMSAVSEFARGHASPSIQPIWERHLLSARNPPVVTCTHHEYGDSTPSDEINMVDRSFLFTPVDISALRRSLPPHLRDCSSFDIATACTWRCRTISLSLNPEEEIGLSCIVNVRKRLNPLIPEGYYGNAMVYPAAVTSAGRLSTSPLQHALELLRNAKSQATWEYVKSVADLMVMRGRPCLKTRGIYLVSDVTRAGFGEVDYGWGTAEYGGPALCGIDLVPGVVSFALPYMNAKGEKGIRLTMSLPPNVMDKFINQVQKALVDARKSLVIRESAL